The genomic segment CATCAATACTCTTATGGGCCATATTCCGGCCGGTATCCGTCATCGTCGAAAATAGAATCTTATGATCCGGACACCGCTCCTTAAGCTCAGTAACCAGCGAAGCAGCAGCCGCCGTTTCACCAACCGAAGCAGCATGAATCCAGATCACATCCTCCGTCCGCCATTGACTAACCTCAGCCGGCAGAAATCCCAGCCGCTCCTTGAACCCTTCCCGATACTGCCCCTTAATCAACATCTTATAAAGCAGAACCGGCGCAAACAAGAGTAGGAGCAAGGTTAATAACAGATTATATAGTAAATACCAGATCATTAATTATCCCTCATCTTTTCAAAGTAATTACATAGCTTTTCTCTATCAATTTTAAATGGAATCCCGAGCAGAATCAATATTTGATCTCATATTTAAGCTCAACAACTCTTTCCAACGGTTCCTCCGGCTCATCCTCATCTTCTATCCAGTCAAAAGTTAAGCTTAAATCCATACAGTCATAGACCCGCTTAATCTCCAATGTCCGCGTTGGATAGATATTATCAATTATATCATACTTTAACTTACCATCTACACTCCAGTAAGCATGATCTTGCTTCTTACTTTCATAATTAAGATCCAGAGTAGCAGTAGTATACTCCCTACTCAAAAGATCATACTCCATAATCCCTTTAGCATGAAAGTAATTATTCTGGCGGGAATTTATCTCATAATCTAAACCGAAATTAATCTTATCCCTTAGATTAGGATTATACTCCGCCTCTGAATTATCGTAATCAGTAAACTCTTCATCATAATTACTCATCTCTTCTCGTTCGATATCCCTATCCTTTATACTCCAGGAAGCATCTTCAGGCAGTCGGCGGTATTCATAATCAAGAATTCCCAGTAATGAATCTGTCAACGTATGGCGGTAGTTAGCCTCATAGCCGTAATAATCATAACTGTTACCTGGTTCATAGACAGCCCGGTGGACATCTGCCTCCCACTTTAGCTTCTGGTCCTCACCAAGCGTAATCCAGTGGCCGTCCAGAACAAAGTCATAATACCGCCGCCAGCCTGTCCAACCTAAGTAACTGCTTTCATCATTCAGCTCATCCTTGAAGGCCTCAAATTCTTCCGGCCTCCCGCCTAATTCATGGACATAATCGAAACCGGCTTCAATATCAGTCACCTTCTCCAAACCATGTTCAAGATAAAAACCGGTCTGATAGGAGCTGTACTCCTGATCAGTCCCATACCAGGCCTTGCGGAGAACAGTATCAGTATCCAGAGTAGTATCCGGGCCTAATTCATAATCCTCACTCCAGACTGTCCACTTCAGATCCTGGCGCCTTATCTCACTGCTTTCATCAAGCTCATTATAAGTTTCATCATCATCATCTTCATCATCCTCATCAGTGCTAAACGGACCAGTATCATACCGATCATCAAAATAAACATCACCGATTCGATACTTAAGATTACTGATTAACCCGAACTTACCTACCGCAGAATCAAAACTTCCTAAGGTTAGCTGCGGAGAATAATTCCATTCCTTATGATAATCCCGTTCTAACTGCCAGTAAAGACCACCTTGCTGCTGGCGCAGCTTAATATCTCCAATTATCTCTCCTCTATCAACCTCTTTAGGCCTGTCATACTTGGCATCAAAGTCCAGATTAAAGCCGTAATCAAAATCGCCGTCAAAGATAAACCTGCTGTACCAGCCTTCCTCTTCCTGGTAATCAAAGATAGGATTCAATTCTATATCATTAGTTACATCATAATCATAATCAAACCGCAGTTCATTTGCATCTCTAGAGGTCCATCTTGTATGAATATCCCCCTGCAGATCACGGCTGATAAAGTGTTCATAATCCAGTTCCATATAATAACCACTGTTACTAGTATAACCAATAATCGGTACCGGTGTCAACTCCACATTATGCTTTAATGAATATTTATAAACAGGGTAGCTAAAGACATGTCTGCCAAAGAGCCAGACCTCTACATCTTCAGCTATCAAGATATCATCAGGATGGATATTAACCTTCTCAGCCGTAAACTTATAATGTGCATCAGAACTTTCACAGGTAGTCAGATCAGCATTATCAATCTTAAAATCGCCCTTTATCATCTTAATTTCATCACCGCTAATCTTATTACCCTCTATCTCACCATCAGCATCAATAAACTTTCCCTGCTTAGTCCCATAATTATAAAGCAGCTTCGGACCGGTTAATTCCCTATTCGGTTCACGATAGACCACATTGCCCTCCGCCAGCAGATCCTTAGTATCCAGATCAATATTCACACTCTCCGCCAGCAGAACCTTTCGACCGAAATCAACCTCAACCTCACCCCGAGCCTTCACAAACCCCGCCGTCCGATCTATAGTCAGATTATCAGCCTCTATACTAAAAGGAGCCTCCCGAGCCGAAACAGGTATCGTAAATATTATCATCATTATTGCTATCCAGATTACAGCCTTCTTAGCCACTAAATACACCTCTTTTGGTGATATTATTATTAGTCAAGATTCTTTCGCATTATTATTGCAAATAGTCAATATGTGTCTAGAGCAACTTTCATTGGTGATAACAATCTATTACAGATGGTCAATATACCTCTGGCGCGACTCTTAATATTGTTAATTGAAATACTTTATTACAAATAGTCAATATGTCTCCGGAACGGCTAACTGTAATGTTTTGTTGCAAATAGTCAATATGTGTCTAGAGCGACTCTTAAAAAGAACTTGGAGCCATG from the Acetohalobium arabaticum DSM 5501 genome contains:
- a CDS encoding LPS-assembly protein LptD, producing MAKKAVIWIAIMMIIFTIPVSAREAPFSIEADNLTIDRTAGFVKARGEVEVDFGRKVLLAESVNIDLDTKDLLAEGNVVYREPNRELTGPKLLYNYGTKQGKFIDADGEIEGNKISGDEIKMIKGDFKIDNADLTTCESSDAHYKFTAEKVNIHPDDILIAEDVEVWLFGRHVFSYPVYKYSLKHNVELTPVPIIGYTSNSGYYMELDYEHFISRDLQGDIHTRWTSRDANELRFDYDYDVTNDIELNPIFDYQEEEGWYSRFIFDGDFDYGFNLDFDAKYDRPKEVDRGEIIGDIKLRQQQGGLYWQLERDYHKEWNYSPQLTLGSFDSAVGKFGLISNLKYRIGDVYFDDRYDTGPFSTDEDDEDDDDETYNELDESSEIRRQDLKWTVWSEDYELGPDTTLDTDTVLRKAWYGTDQEYSSYQTGFYLEHGLEKVTDIEAGFDYVHELGGRPEEFEAFKDELNDESSYLGWTGWRRYYDFVLDGHWITLGEDQKLKWEADVHRAVYEPGNSYDYYGYEANYRHTLTDSLLGILDYEYRRLPEDASWSIKDRDIEREEMSNYDEEFTDYDNSEAEYNPNLRDKINFGLDYEINSRQNNYFHAKGIMEYDLLSREYTTATLDLNYESKKQDHAYWSVDGKLKYDIIDNIYPTRTLEIKRVYDCMDLSLTFDWIEDEDEPEEPLERVVELKYEIKY